A section of the Nymphaea colorata isolate Beijing-Zhang1983 unplaced genomic scaffold, ASM883128v2 scaffold0697, whole genome shotgun sequence genome encodes:
- the LOC126409650 gene encoding 30S ribosomal protein S2, chloroplastic — translation MTRRYWNIHLEEMMEAGVHFGHGTRKWNPRMAPYISAKRKGIHITNLTRTARFLSEACDLVFDAASRGKHFLIVGTKDKAADSVASAAIRARCHYVNKKWLGGMSTNWSTTETRLQKFRDLRVRAEMGQLSRLPKRDAAILKRQLSHFQTYLGGIKYMTGLPDIVIIIDQQEEYTALRECVTLGIPTICLIDTNCDPDLADIPIPANDDAIASIRLILNKLVSAICQGRSSYIRSR, via the coding sequence ATGACAAGAAGATATTGGAACATCCATTTGGAAGAGATGATGGAAGCGGGGGTTCATTTTGGTCATGGTACTAGGAAATGGAATCCTAGAATGGCACCTTACATCTCTGCAAAGCGTAAAGGTATTCATATTACAAATCTTACGAGAACTGCTCGTTTTTTATCAGAAGCCTGTGATTTAGTTTTTGACGCAGCAAGTAGAGGAAAACACTTCCTAATAGTTGGTACGAAAGATAAGGCAGCTGATTCGGTAGCATCAGCTGCAATAAGGGCTCGGTGTcattatgtcaataaaaaatggCTCGGTGGTATGTCAACGAATTGGTCCACTACGGAAACGAGGCTTCAGAAGTTCAGGGACTTGAGAGTGAGAGCCGAGATGGGGCAACTCAGTCGTCTCCCGAAACGGGATGCAGCAATATTGAAGAGACAATTATCTCACTTTCAAACATATCTGGGCGGTATCAAATATATGACGGGGTTACCCGATATTGTAATCATCATTGATCAGCAAGAAGAATATACGGCCCTTCGAGAATGCGTCACTTTGGGTATTCCAACTATTTGTTTAATCGATACAAATTGTGATCCAGATCTCGCAGATATTCCGATTCCAGCCAACGATGACGCTATAGCTTCCATCCGATTGATTCTTAACAAATTAGTATCCGCAATTTGTCAGGGACGTTCTAGCTATATAAGAAGTCGTTGA